A genomic stretch from Candidatus Methylacidiphilales bacterium includes:
- the der gene encoding ribosome biogenesis GTPase Der — protein sequence MKPVLAIVGRPNVGKSALFNRISGKQISLVFDRPGVTRDRISLDCAWQGKPFQLVDTGGIGLDDESGFEDSIQREVTVALATASDIFLVVDGREGLHPLDVEVARRLRSTGLGIHVVVNKIDTSLTSGWEGEFQRLGYPSIHAVSALHGLGVEALMARITRDWPAAEEIELSVRTKPIQVAIVGRPNAGKSSMINALLNEERVIVSPIAGTTRDAVDVHFHRNGQHYCLVDTAGMRKKARISDPLESIMSGRSAHTINRADVCVLVVDAVQGIGVQEKKIAGLIQEAGKPCLILVNKWDLTKGAEVRRPEAVSPKSERKGWLTREPKSFQEEYEMAVRRELFFLSYAPVVFASALEKTNVEAWIDTLERIGRNRRAEIPAGPLNRLVHRLFAGHNPPSKGNRPLKIYYVAQMRDELCPTLAVFINDAQLWTQDYARYMEQHVREEFPLEGCPLVWQLRDKKGTTEKGSAGRSPAGNAARGGEPQARRGGRPPRQPKAEAPRREKPKPSRTQPPTPRRRAKPSPSHKQKQAGPNKPVKWDRRSMPKKRNHHS from the coding sequence ATGAAACCCGTCCTGGCCATCGTCGGCCGACCGAATGTGGGCAAGTCCGCCCTCTTCAACCGCATTTCCGGCAAACAGATCTCCCTCGTCTTCGACCGGCCCGGAGTCACCCGCGACCGCATCAGCCTCGACTGCGCCTGGCAGGGCAAGCCTTTCCAGTTGGTCGATACCGGCGGCATCGGCCTCGATGACGAGTCCGGCTTCGAGGATTCCATCCAGCGTGAAGTCACCGTCGCTCTCGCCACCGCCAGCGACATCTTCCTCGTCGTCGATGGCCGGGAAGGCCTGCACCCCCTCGATGTCGAGGTCGCCCGCCGCCTCCGCAGCACCGGTCTCGGCATCCACGTGGTTGTCAACAAGATCGACACGAGCCTAACTTCTGGATGGGAAGGCGAGTTCCAGCGTCTGGGTTATCCCTCGATCCATGCCGTCTCCGCCCTCCACGGGCTCGGGGTCGAAGCCCTCATGGCCCGTATCACCCGGGACTGGCCCGCCGCCGAGGAGATCGAACTATCCGTCCGCACCAAGCCGATCCAGGTGGCCATCGTGGGCCGTCCAAATGCCGGCAAGTCGTCGATGATCAACGCCCTCCTCAATGAGGAACGCGTCATCGTCAGCCCGATCGCCGGCACCACGCGTGACGCCGTCGATGTCCACTTCCACCGCAACGGCCAGCATTACTGCCTGGTCGACACAGCAGGCATGCGCAAGAAGGCCCGCATTTCGGATCCGTTGGAATCGATCATGAGCGGCCGCTCGGCCCACACCATCAACCGCGCCGATGTCTGCGTGCTCGTCGTCGACGCCGTGCAGGGCATCGGTGTGCAGGAAAAGAAAATCGCCGGGCTCATCCAGGAAGCGGGCAAGCCCTGCCTCATCCTGGTCAACAAATGGGACCTGACCAAGGGCGCCGAGGTCCGCCGGCCCGAGGCTGTCAGTCCGAAAAGTGAGCGCAAGGGCTGGTTGACGCGCGAACCGAAAAGTTTCCAGGAGGAATACGAGATGGCGGTCCGGCGCGAGTTGTTCTTCCTATCCTACGCCCCGGTGGTGTTTGCCAGTGCCCTGGAGAAAACCAACGTCGAGGCGTGGATCGACACCCTCGAGCGCATCGGCCGCAACCGTCGCGCCGAAATCCCCGCCGGACCGCTCAACCGCCTCGTCCACCGTCTCTTCGCCGGCCACAACCCGCCCTCCAAGGGCAACCGCCCGTTGAAAATTTACTATGTAGCCCAGATGCGCGATGAACTGTGTCCGACCCTGGCCGTTTTCATCAACGATGCCCAGCTCTGGACCCAGGACTATGCCCGTTACATGGAGCAACATGTCCGCGAGGAATTCCCCCTCGAAGGTTGTCCGCTCGTCTGGCAATTGCGCGACAAGAAGGGCACCACCGAAAAGGGAAGTGCCGGTCGAAGCCCAGCGGGGAATGCCGCCAGGGGAGGGGAACCGCAAGCGAGAAGAGGGGGCAGGCCGCCGCGCCAGCCCAAAGCCGAGGCTCCACGCCGGGAAAAGCCCAAACCCTCACGCACCCAACCCCCGACACCGCGTCGCCGGGCCAAACCATCCCCATCCCACAAGCAGAAACAGGCCGGCCCCAACAAACCGGTCAAGTGGGACCGCCGTAGCATGCCCAAAAAACGGAATCACCACAGCTGA
- a CDS encoding rhodanese-like domain-containing protein: MKQIDVQTLRQWREDGRDFRLVDVREKDEWELVRIEGSEWLPLSSFQQLAPQRLDPAHEVALICHHGVRSHHAGLFLERLGFNRVVNISGGIDAWAKCVDPTLRTY; this comes from the coding sequence ATGAAGCAGATTGATGTGCAGACGTTGCGGCAGTGGCGCGAGGACGGACGTGATTTCCGGCTGGTCGATGTGCGGGAAAAGGACGAGTGGGAACTGGTCCGCATCGAGGGTTCGGAATGGCTCCCGTTGTCCTCCTTCCAGCAGTTGGCGCCCCAGCGGCTCGATCCCGCGCACGAGGTGGCTTTGATCTGCCATCACGGCGTTCGCTCCCATCACGCGGGCTTGTTCCTGGAGCGGCTCGGTTTCAATCGGGTGGTCAATATCAGCGGCGGTATCGATGCCTGGGCTAAATGTGTTGATCCGACCCTGCGCACCTACTAG
- a CDS encoding dihydrolipoyl dehydrogenase, translated as MSSAIYDVVVIGGGSGGYAAARTAAALGARVGVVEGGREMGGLCILRGCMPTKALLESAHRSHEIGRAAEFGIDVGKPRPDWERIVDRKDAFIRDFAGYRRQQLEKGKFDLIRGRARFIDARRIMVDPLKTGGRRRELASRTFILATGSVIERKPIPGLWETGCLTSDEAIHLRRPPKSLVVLGGGPIACEFAQYFHHLGVRTTLLQRSRQLLSGHDADTAGELEKTFRREGMEVLTGTQLLQVSRHGNGKRVSFEQDGKRRHIDAGEILYALGRIPAVAGLGLESAGVALRGLAVQTGPTMQTTCKHIFAVGDVTGPYEVVHTAITQGEAAARNALKFLRGTGKLERVDYTSHMEVVFTSPEVASIGLSEKEALAEKVPFLSAKYPFNDHGKSLIMGAREGFVKILADPAKGRILGAQIVGPHASDLIHEFAALMHFKATVHDLIRIPHYHPTLGEIVTYPAEEIADQLTAN; from the coding sequence ATGTCTTCAGCAATTTACGACGTCGTGGTCATTGGCGGGGGCAGCGGGGGTTACGCCGCCGCGCGTACCGCCGCCGCACTCGGTGCCCGGGTGGGTGTGGTCGAGGGAGGCCGGGAGATGGGCGGTCTCTGCATCCTCCGGGGTTGTATGCCGACCAAGGCCCTCCTCGAGTCGGCCCACCGCAGCCATGAGATCGGGCGCGCCGCTGAGTTCGGCATCGATGTCGGCAAACCCCGCCCCGATTGGGAACGCATCGTCGACCGCAAGGACGCCTTCATTCGCGACTTTGCCGGCTACCGCCGTCAACAATTGGAAAAGGGAAAGTTTGATTTGATCCGTGGTCGCGCCCGCTTCATCGATGCCCGTCGCATCATGGTCGACCCGCTCAAGACCGGTGGCCGCAGACGGGAACTCGCCTCGCGCACCTTTATCCTCGCCACCGGCTCGGTCATCGAGCGCAAGCCCATTCCCGGTCTTTGGGAAACCGGATGCCTGACCAGCGACGAAGCCATCCACCTCCGCCGCCCGCCCAAGAGTCTGGTCGTGCTCGGCGGCGGCCCCATTGCCTGTGAATTCGCCCAGTATTTCCACCACCTCGGGGTACGCACCACCCTCCTCCAGCGCAGCCGGCAATTGCTCAGCGGCCACGATGCCGATACGGCCGGGGAACTGGAAAAGACCTTCCGTCGCGAGGGCATGGAGGTCCTGACCGGAACGCAGTTGCTCCAGGTCTCCCGTCATGGAAACGGCAAACGGGTCTCATTCGAGCAGGATGGGAAGCGTCGCCACATCGACGCCGGCGAAATTCTCTACGCACTCGGACGTATCCCGGCTGTTGCAGGGCTTGGTTTGGAATCCGCCGGAGTGGCCTTGCGCGGGCTCGCCGTGCAGACCGGACCGACGATGCAGACCACTTGCAAGCACATCTTCGCCGTGGGCGATGTCACCGGACCCTACGAAGTGGTCCATACCGCCATCACCCAGGGTGAAGCAGCGGCCCGCAACGCACTGAAGTTCCTTCGAGGCACCGGTAAGTTGGAACGGGTTGACTACACCTCCCACATGGAAGTGGTTTTCACCTCGCCCGAGGTCGCCTCGATCGGCCTGTCCGAGAAGGAGGCTCTGGCGGAAAAGGTTCCCTTCCTATCCGCCAAGTATCCCTTCAACGACCACGGCAAGTCCCTGATCATGGGAGCCCGGGAAGGCTTCGTGAAGATCCTTGCCGATCCGGCCAAGGGCCGCATCCTCGGCGCCCAGATCGTCGGCCCGCATGCCTCGGATTTGATTCACGAGTTCGCCGCCCTGATGCACTTCAAAGCCACGGTCCACGACCTCATCCGCATCCCGCATTACCACCCGACCCTGGGCGAGATTGTGACCTATCCGGCGGAGGAAATTGCCGACCAGTTGACCGCGAACTGA
- the holA gene encoding DNA polymerase III subunit delta, with amino-acid sequence MAENAGKRKSGHWLIAGSDEFAVKERTRALLATLAPEDPMNFEVVDAQADTVEAARQRLVQLQEALLTLPFFGGSKLVHFKSCPFLADSVTGRSETVLEGWQGVAETLRKVGPEEVSLVISAGPVDKRRSFFKAFSSLGTVEFFDLPDLGRGRDLQAFVSGVEGMFREAGLQPEHGVAELMVELVGGNTRGIHGEIEKLALFAHPEKRITEAHLRTMVASTRESIIWDLNDAVIEGDTTHAIYLVRQLLAQGESEVGMGILLAGQVRLAALGTHLLETKRLRLVKQGYGVNVEITQEGMQLVPENKKGEKPSGFRLARIVERARKRSAARWFHAVDFLHQTAFQLVSSGGDRRRILEAAVIRLCQI; translated from the coding sequence ATGGCAGAGAACGCGGGCAAGCGCAAATCCGGACACTGGCTCATCGCAGGCAGCGATGAATTCGCGGTCAAGGAACGGACCCGCGCCCTGTTGGCCACCTTGGCCCCGGAGGATCCGATGAACTTCGAGGTGGTCGACGCCCAGGCCGACACCGTTGAGGCAGCCCGGCAGAGGCTGGTCCAACTTCAGGAAGCCCTCCTGACCCTGCCTTTTTTTGGGGGCAGCAAGCTGGTCCATTTCAAGTCCTGCCCTTTTCTGGCCGATTCTGTCACCGGTCGCAGTGAAACCGTGCTGGAAGGTTGGCAGGGGGTGGCAGAAACGCTCCGGAAAGTGGGACCGGAGGAAGTCAGCCTGGTCATCAGCGCCGGTCCGGTCGACAAGCGCCGCTCGTTTTTCAAGGCCTTCTCCAGCTTGGGAACTGTGGAGTTTTTCGATCTTCCCGACCTCGGTCGCGGACGGGACCTCCAGGCTTTTGTCAGCGGGGTCGAGGGCATGTTCCGGGAGGCAGGCTTGCAACCGGAACACGGGGTGGCCGAGTTGATGGTCGAACTCGTCGGGGGCAACACCCGGGGCATCCATGGCGAAATCGAGAAGCTGGCGCTTTTCGCCCATCCCGAGAAGCGCATCACCGAGGCCCACTTGCGGACGATGGTCGCCTCGACCCGCGAGTCGATCATCTGGGACCTCAATGACGCGGTCATCGAGGGCGACACCACCCATGCGATTTATCTGGTGAGGCAATTGCTGGCCCAGGGCGAGTCCGAGGTTGGTATGGGCATCCTGTTGGCCGGGCAGGTCAGGCTGGCCGCGCTTGGCACCCATTTGTTAGAGACCAAGCGTCTCCGTTTGGTCAAGCAGGGTTACGGGGTGAACGTCGAGATCACGCAGGAGGGGATGCAATTGGTGCCGGAAAACAAAAAAGGGGAAAAGCCCTCCGGCTTCCGCCTGGCGCGCATCGTCGAGCGCGCGCGCAAGCGCAGCGCGGCCCGTTGGTTCCATGCCGTCGATTTCCTCCACCAAACCGCCTTCCAGTTGGTCAGTTCGGGCGGGGACCGCCGCCGCATCCTCGAGGCCGCAGTCATCCGGCTTTGCCAGATCTGA
- a CDS encoding AAA family ATPase, giving the protein MIGSQDPAMELNTVTPRVFVAATRQDDGKTTTSLGLLGVLRQRLGRIGYIKPVGQRTVDIGGLKIDEDSVLINDTYNPGLPLEAMSPIAVEGDFTRKYLDHPDPAPLEEKVVAAFNRAAWEQQFVIIEGTGHAGVGSVFDMSNARVAQLLRSRVIIVSQGGVGKPLDEIALNLSLFRERGVEVLGVVLNKVIPDKIEKLRPYAEKGLSRMGLNLLGIIPLSQELRKPTINQVRQELGGEWVSGAKYHRRRVNRVFIGAASSRHAELYFEPDSLIITSGDREDLILAILAACGDGSAVRLAGVVLTQGLMPQSGLLKVMQGKNIPFICVKQDSYTAATMINSMTVKTEPGDSQKIGLIQDLINTHVSVERIIEHGRVSA; this is encoded by the coding sequence ATGATCGGGTCGCAGGACCCCGCCATGGAACTGAATACGGTCACCCCGCGGGTCTTTGTCGCCGCCACACGGCAGGACGATGGAAAGACGACCACTTCCCTGGGTCTGCTCGGGGTTCTTCGCCAGCGCCTGGGCCGTATCGGTTACATCAAGCCCGTCGGGCAGCGCACGGTCGATATCGGCGGACTGAAAATCGACGAGGATTCGGTCCTGATCAATGACACGTACAATCCCGGCCTGCCGCTGGAGGCCATGAGCCCGATCGCCGTCGAGGGGGATTTCACCCGCAAGTATCTGGACCATCCCGACCCCGCGCCGCTGGAGGAAAAAGTGGTGGCCGCCTTCAACCGCGCGGCTTGGGAGCAACAGTTTGTCATCATCGAGGGCACCGGACATGCCGGGGTGGGCAGTGTCTTCGACATGTCCAACGCCCGCGTGGCCCAGTTGCTCCGCAGCCGGGTCATCATCGTCAGCCAGGGTGGTGTCGGAAAACCCCTGGATGAAATCGCCCTCAACCTCTCCCTCTTCCGCGAAAGGGGGGTCGAAGTTCTCGGTGTGGTCCTGAACAAGGTCATCCCGGACAAGATCGAGAAACTCCGCCCCTACGCCGAGAAAGGACTTTCCCGCATGGGACTCAATCTCCTCGGCATCATTCCGTTGAGCCAGGAACTGCGCAAACCCACCATCAACCAGGTCCGCCAGGAACTGGGCGGGGAATGGGTCTCGGGGGCCAAGTACCACCGCCGCCGCGTCAACCGGGTCTTCATCGGGGCCGCCTCCTCCCGCCATGCTGAATTGTACTTTGAGCCGGATTCGCTCATCATCACCTCCGGCGATCGGGAGGACCTCATCCTGGCCATCCTGGCCGCCTGTGGCGATGGCTCGGCGGTCCGGCTGGCCGGTGTGGTCCTGACCCAGGGCCTGATGCCGCAGAGCGGCTTGCTCAAGGTCATGCAGGGCAAGAATATCCCCTTTATTTGTGTCAAGCAGGACAGCTACACCGCCGCCACCATGATCAACAGCATGACGGTCAAAACCGAGCCCGGCGACAGCCAGAAGATCGGCCTCATCCAGGATCTGATCAACACCCATGTTTCCGTCGAGCGCATCATCGAACACGGGCGTGTCTCCGCATGA
- a CDS encoding CDP-alcohol phosphatidyltransferase family protein — MTLPNFITLFRFCLVPVFVGALLYYQRSYRLGEPDSLYWAIALGSFVTASLSDALDGILARRLNLHSQLGAIMDPLADKALLVSAIITLCWLDTDLAQLPIWFAVLVLGRDFLLVAGVIGLQVYVRNIKIKPHWSGKLSTALIMLIVSLILLKCPSAWVDPLVWIGGAFTLLSTGIYLSRGMRAVVTSGIDPPRHR; from the coding sequence ATGACACTGCCCAATTTCATCACCCTCTTCCGCTTCTGCCTCGTGCCGGTGTTCGTGGGGGCCCTTCTTTATTACCAGCGCAGCTACCGACTTGGGGAACCGGACTCGCTCTATTGGGCGATTGCCCTCGGTTCGTTTGTCACCGCTTCGCTCTCCGATGCCCTCGACGGCATCCTGGCCCGCCGGCTCAATCTTCACAGCCAGCTCGGCGCCATCATGGACCCCTTGGCCGACAAGGCCCTGCTGGTCAGTGCCATCATCACCCTCTGTTGGCTCGACACGGATCTGGCCCAGCTTCCCATCTGGTTTGCGGTCCTGGTTCTCGGTCGCGATTTCCTCCTGGTCGCCGGTGTGATCGGTCTCCAAGTCTACGTGCGCAACATCAAAATCAAACCGCACTGGTCCGGTAAGCTCTCCACCGCCCTGATCATGCTCATCGTCTCGCTCATCCTCCTCAAATGCCCGTCCGCTTGGGTTGATCCGCTCGTCTGGATCGGCGGCGCATTCACCCTGCTCTCCACCGGGATCTATCTTTCAAGGGGCATGCGCGCTGTCGTCACGAGCGGAATCGACCCCCCGCGCCACCGCTGA
- a CDS encoding GNAT family N-acetyltransferase, whose translation MFRPYWAAFHWNLKSLPADCPRPQVKSIELREATVEDAANLWSVMQRSFNTELAWGLLLEERTRFLRRTVYDGLLDRKVEFLVVEHGRRIIAGSGLLKNPQSPVHLVTGIWVMEEYRCRGLGLYLLHASLKRLAESGLEDASVITRSNTAAAKYLYPKLDSHTVKLEAYPELKSLD comes from the coding sequence ATGTTCAGACCCTATTGGGCGGCCTTTCATTGGAACTTGAAATCGCTGCCTGCAGATTGTCCCCGACCGCAGGTCAAGTCCATCGAGCTCCGTGAGGCCACGGTCGAGGATGCCGCCAACCTTTGGTCGGTCATGCAGCGTTCCTTCAACACCGAACTGGCCTGGGGGCTCCTGCTCGAAGAGCGCACCCGCTTCCTGCGCCGGACTGTCTATGACGGCCTCTTGGACCGCAAGGTGGAATTCCTCGTCGTGGAACACGGCCGTCGCATCATCGCCGGCAGCGGGTTGCTGAAAAATCCGCAGAGCCCGGTCCACCTGGTGACCGGCATCTGGGTCATGGAAGAATACCGTTGCCGGGGCCTTGGCCTGTACCTTCTCCATGCCTCCCTCAAACGGCTCGCCGAATCCGGCTTGGAAGATGCCTCGGTCATCACCCGCAGCAACACCGCCGCCGCCAAGTACCTCTACCCCAAACTGGATTCCCACACCGTCAAGCTCGAGGCCTATCCAGAACTCAAGTCGTTGGACTGA
- a CDS encoding glutamate--tRNA ligase family protein has translation MSNVRVRFAPSPTGLLHIGGARTALFNWLYARHTGGTFVLRIEDTDAARNTPEARAIIFRGLKWLGLDWDEGPDEDGSTRGDRGPYSQSQRGDIYRGYIKRLLDEGKAYEFEGAVKFRTPKTICTVPDLICGDVQFDRTNDPDLVIARKDGSPVFHLVNVVDDLEMGITHVIRGEDHLSNTPKHLALFEALGATPPRYAHIPLILNTNGSKMSKRDEGASVGEYIEQGYLPAAVRNYLCLLGWSPKDNREVIDIAEVVERFDLPQVNRSNARFDINKLYWINGEYWQAMDAAAFETFSRDFLTQKNALPSGTDPDYLSRSLAIIREKIKIGRDLPEWIAPFLNEEFAYDAKAAEKNLAQPEAYARVGKLKEVFASQTDWTAAPLEAALVKAAEDEGVKTAFYVHPCRVAVSGTAVGPSLYHMLEVMGRERVLRRIDRSLARFAKV, from the coding sequence ATGAGCAACGTCCGTGTCCGTTTCGCCCCTTCTCCCACCGGCCTCCTCCACATCGGAGGCGCCCGCACCGCGCTCTTCAACTGGCTTTACGCCCGCCACACCGGCGGCACCTTCGTCCTCCGCATCGAGGACACCGACGCCGCCCGCAACACACCCGAGGCCCGGGCCATCATTTTCCGTGGTTTGAAATGGCTCGGCCTGGATTGGGACGAGGGGCCGGATGAGGATGGTTCCACCCGCGGCGACCGCGGTCCCTACAGCCAGAGCCAGCGCGGCGACATCTACCGTGGCTACATCAAGCGCCTGCTCGACGAGGGCAAGGCCTACGAATTCGAAGGCGCGGTCAAGTTCCGCACCCCCAAGACAATCTGCACCGTGCCCGACCTCATCTGTGGTGACGTCCAGTTCGACCGCACCAACGACCCAGACTTGGTCATCGCCCGCAAGGACGGCTCACCCGTTTTCCATCTCGTCAATGTGGTCGACGATTTGGAGATGGGCATCACCCACGTCATCCGCGGTGAGGACCACCTTTCCAACACGCCGAAGCATCTGGCCCTCTTCGAAGCCCTGGGCGCCACCCCGCCCCGCTACGCTCACATCCCGCTGATTCTCAACACCAACGGTTCCAAGATGAGCAAGCGCGACGAGGGTGCCTCCGTCGGTGAATACATCGAGCAGGGCTATCTGCCCGCGGCCGTGCGCAATTACCTCTGTCTTCTCGGCTGGTCGCCCAAGGACAACCGCGAGGTCATCGACATCGCCGAAGTCGTTGAACGCTTCGACCTCCCGCAGGTCAACCGCAGCAACGCCCGTTTCGACATCAACAAGCTTTACTGGATCAACGGCGAATACTGGCAGGCCATGGACGCGGCCGCCTTCGAGACCTTCTCACGCGACTTTCTGACCCAGAAGAACGCACTTCCGTCCGGCACCGACCCGGACTACCTGTCCCGGTCCCTCGCCATCATCCGCGAGAAAATCAAGATCGGCCGCGACCTTCCCGAGTGGATCGCCCCGTTCCTCAACGAGGAATTTGCCTACGACGCCAAGGCGGCCGAGAAAAATCTGGCCCAGCCCGAGGCCTACGCCCGGGTTGGCAAATTGAAGGAAGTCTTCGCTTCCCAAACCGATTGGACGGCTGCCCCATTGGAAGCCGCCCTGGTCAAGGCTGCCGAGGACGAGGGAGTGAAGACGGCATTCTACGTCCATCCCTGTCGCGTGGCCGTTTCCGGCACGGCGGTCGGCCCCTCGCTCTATCACATGCTTGAAGTCATGGGTCGTGAGCGGGTCCTGCGCCGGATCGACCGTTCGCTCGCCCGGTTTGCCAAGGTCTGA
- a CDS encoding phosphate acyltransferase — MSEFIESIFDKLRRHPKRIVFPEGNDPRVLRAATEFYRLRLGVGIVLGDPDHIRNVARGHDINLDHVLLVNPEKADDMPLFIRRLETLQRYKGIKNQDAEAILKNPNYFAAMMLQNSQCDGLVAGASEFSGNILRPLFQLIKPLPGVKSISSCVILVVPDCTYGDNGVMFFADAGVIPSPTVEQLADIAVETARLRRQLTGKVPHVAMLSYSTKGSAQTRDTEKIIAATALARQKIRDLGIKAEIDGELQVDAAILPEIAAIKAPGSPVGGMADVFVFPDLSSGNISVKLVQRLSKATAYGMILLGLSKPAAELSRGASVEDMVGCAALVGLQAVEYRKLYPDQA, encoded by the coding sequence ATGAGCGAATTCATCGAATCGATTTTCGACAAACTGCGCCGCCACCCCAAGCGCATCGTCTTCCCCGAAGGCAACGACCCGCGCGTCCTGCGCGCCGCCACGGAATTCTACCGGCTCCGGCTGGGCGTGGGTATTGTCCTCGGCGACCCCGACCACATCCGCAATGTCGCCCGCGGCCACGACATCAACCTCGACCACGTCCTCCTGGTCAATCCGGAGAAAGCGGATGACATGCCGCTTTTCATCCGTCGGCTGGAAACCCTCCAGCGCTACAAAGGCATCAAGAACCAGGACGCCGAAGCCATTCTCAAGAACCCGAATTACTTCGCCGCCATGATGCTGCAGAACAGCCAGTGCGATGGCCTGGTGGCCGGTGCCAGTGAGTTTTCTGGCAACATCCTCCGTCCGCTCTTCCAGCTCATCAAACCCCTGCCGGGTGTGAAGAGCATCTCCAGTTGCGTCATTCTGGTCGTTCCGGACTGCACCTACGGCGACAACGGGGTGATGTTTTTCGCCGATGCCGGGGTCATTCCTAGCCCGACCGTCGAACAACTGGCCGATATCGCCGTGGAAACGGCACGCCTGCGCCGCCAGCTCACGGGCAAAGTTCCGCACGTGGCCATGTTGTCCTACTCCACCAAGGGCAGCGCCCAGACCCGCGATACGGAGAAGATCATCGCCGCCACCGCCCTGGCCCGGCAGAAGATCCGCGACCTCGGGATCAAGGCCGAGATCGACGGGGAATTACAAGTGGATGCCGCCATTCTTCCTGAAATCGCCGCCATCAAGGCTCCGGGCAGCCCGGTCGGGGGAATGGCCGATGTCTTTGTTTTCCCCGACCTCAGTTCGGGCAACATCTCGGTCAAGCTGGTCCAGCGGCTTTCCAAGGCCACTGCCTACGGGATGATCCTGTTGGGACTTTCCAAGCCCGCGGCTGAATTGTCGCGCGGGGCCAGTGTCGAGGACATGGTCGGCTGTGCCGCCCTCGTCGGCCTCCAGGCTGTCGAATACCGCAAGCTCTATCCCGATCAAGCATGA
- a CDS encoding homoserine kinase has translation MPVRVRVPATTANLGPGFDCLGAAVRLHNTLTLLDEPAPWPDAFMSEAAEAFFRAAGRKRRSWKVLIEGDVPRARGLGSSVTVRLGLLLALNEREKRPLPPEKILELTIQLEGHPDNAVPAFHGGFAACGPKGHTRIDVEPTLKFVVAIPDFEVETKAARAVLPATLPLRDAILNLQCTAALVGAFVDKNYPALRGNFQDTLHQPYRAPLIHGCQAVMDAALDAGALGAFISGSGSAMMALTLHSEHQIALAMGAAFRGAGVAEPVTHVLTADNDGAVVLDP, from the coding sequence ATGCCCGTTCGTGTCCGCGTCCCCGCCACCACGGCCAACCTCGGTCCCGGTTTCGACTGCCTGGGGGCGGCGGTGCGCCTGCACAACACCCTGACCTTGCTCGACGAACCCGCCCCATGGCCGGACGCGTTCATGTCAGAGGCGGCGGAGGCCTTCTTCCGGGCGGCCGGGCGCAAGCGGCGATCCTGGAAGGTATTGATCGAAGGCGATGTTCCCCGCGCGCGCGGCCTGGGCAGCAGCGTGACCGTGCGGCTGGGATTGCTGCTGGCCCTGAATGAACGCGAAAAGAGACCGCTTCCACCGGAAAAAATACTCGAATTGACCATCCAATTGGAGGGCCATCCCGACAATGCCGTCCCGGCATTCCACGGCGGCTTCGCGGCCTGCGGCCCCAAGGGCCACACCCGGATCGATGTCGAGCCCACACTCAAGTTCGTCGTCGCCATCCCGGACTTCGAGGTGGAAACCAAAGCGGCGCGGGCCGTTCTTCCAGCCACCCTGCCGTTGCGGGATGCGATCCTCAACCTTCAGTGCACCGCCGCACTGGTCGGGGCCTTCGTGGACAAAAACTACCCGGCCCTGCGGGGAAACTTCCAGGACACCCTGCACCAACCCTACCGGGCCCCTCTCATTCACGGCTGCCAGGCGGTGATGGACGCGGCCCTTGATGCAGGCGCGCTCGGGGCCTTCATCAGCGGTTCCGGCTCCGCCATGATGGCCCTGACCCTGCACAGCGAACACCAGATTGCCCTGGCCATGGGTGCGGCCTTCCGCGGGGCGGGCGTGGCGGAACCCGTCACCCACGTCCTGACCGCGGACAATGACGGCGCGGTCGTTTTGGACCCCTGA
- a CDS encoding HIT domain-containing protein, translating to MEHLWAPWRNRYVSGAQKTSANLFWEIGQSTDDAAHLVIARSKTCYAVLNRYPYNSGHSLVVPYRVVAGLEELSDGETLDLWSMVRRVTGALREAYQPNGFNIGMNLGTAAGAGIPKHLHVHVVPRWENDANFMTPLAETRIHPNDLETVHRTLSGLLSGPAA from the coding sequence ATGGAACACCTTTGGGCACCGTGGCGCAACCGTTATGTCTCCGGCGCCCAAAAAACGTCGGCCAACCTCTTCTGGGAAATCGGGCAGTCTACCGACGATGCCGCCCACCTCGTCATCGCCCGTTCCAAGACCTGCTACGCCGTGCTCAACCGCTACCCCTACAACAGCGGCCACAGCCTGGTCGTCCCCTACCGGGTGGTGGCCGGCTTGGAGGAATTGTCCGATGGCGAGACCCTCGATCTCTGGTCGATGGTCCGGCGGGTGACCGGGGCCCTGCGGGAAGCCTATCAACCGAATGGATTCAACATCGGCATGAACCTGGGGACGGCGGCCGGGGCCGGGATTCCCAAGCACCTGCATGTGCATGTGGTGCCGCGCTGGGAAAATGACGCCAATTTCATGACTCCGCTGGCGGAGACGCGCATCCACCCGAACGACCTGGAAACGGTGCACCGCACCCTTTCCGGGCTTCTTTCCGGCCCGGCGGCCTGA